The following nucleotide sequence is from Euzebya sp..
GAAGAACGCCGGAACGCCATCGCCGACCTCGTCCGCGAACACGGACGCGTTGATTCCGGCGACCTCTCGGTCCGCTACGACGTCAACCCGGAGACCGTGCGACGCGACCTCCAGGTCCTACAGGACCGCGGTCTCATCCACCGCGTGTACGGAGGAGCCGTCGCGACCGACCGGCTGATGCGAGAGGTCGCCGTGGCGAACCGCGGGACGCTGATGCGGGCGGAGAAGGAGCGCATCGCCACCGTCGCCGTCGGCCTCGTCCGCGATGGGGACGCCATCTTCATCGACGCCGGGTCGACGACCGCGCTCTTCGCCGAAGGTCTGCCCACGACCGGGCACCTCACGATCTTCACCAACGCCCTGCCGATCGCCATGCACCTGTCAGACCACACAGATCACACGGTCCAG
It contains:
- a CDS encoding DeoR/GlpR family DNA-binding transcription regulator; amino-acid sequence: MFAEERRNAIADLVREHGRVDSGDLSVRYDVNPETVRRDLQVLQDRGLIHRVYGGAVATDRLMREVAVANRGTLMRAEKERIATVAVGLVRDGDAIFIDAGSTTALFAEGLPTTGHLTIFTNALPIAMHLSDHTDHTVQTVGGRVRGTTYAEVDGWALERLASLRVDTSFVGTNGIDPSWGLSTPDPSEGAVKRAMLAAATQNVLLADHSKVGVSHACRYAELDAIDVLVTDEGIDARALSSIRDRGLEVLLA